Below is a genomic region from Equus caballus isolate H_3958 breed thoroughbred chromosome X, TB-T2T, whole genome shotgun sequence.
TGTGTGTgatgcacgtgtgtgcacatgtgcgtgCATATATACATGTGCATGAGTGATGCGGGTATGTGTGcctatgtatgcatgtgtgtatacatgtgtgcatgcatgtgtatgtgcatgcaagGGTGCGTGTGCATATATGCACGTGTGTgcaatgtgtgtgcgtgtgcatatgGATGCAGGTATGCGatatgcatgcatgcacatatgTGCACATTCGTATGGATGcaggtgtgtgtttgtatgtgcgTGCACATACATGCATGTGCACGAGTGATGCCTGTGTGCAGACGTGTACATGTGTGCGCTCACAGgtgtgcatatgcatgtgtgcacaggtgtatgcatgtgtgtgtggatgCGTGCATGTATGCACGTCCTCGCTGTCGTGTTGCACAGCAAACATCCAACAGCATACCATTGTACCCGTGACTGTCTGCATGCACACCTTTAACAGGTTAGTCTTTCTTTTCAACAAAGCCACCGGCCCCGTGTTCCCACCCATCAAATCCTTGAGGTCACCGCATACCCCACACGCGTGTGCCCCTGCCCCGCTCGCTGCACGCCATGTCCTCGGAAGTGACCTGACTCTGCCATCGACTGAGGGTCTTGTCCCCGAAGATCCAGGGGCCCCGCGGGAGGATCACGTGCCGGTTCCAACACGTGCTTGGCAGGCAGGGGtcagaagtcagagggagaaaccCGCTCGCCCTGCGGCCTGGGGACAATGAGGAACGTCCCCGAGGGTCCTTGTTCTCCGAGGGCGCCCCCCGCTCTCCACATCCTCCCGAGAGCTGCAGCACGGATCACCCTTTTTCTTTCCGTGTCTGTAAATACAAGCGTGTTCCTGCTGTTAACAGCAGAACGGATTCGGTTTCCGggagaaacacagacacacaaggTCATCGAATGCCGACACCAGAGCGAGGCCGGGCCTGGCCTCTCTGCTTCGAGGACCGTCCCCTAGGGGGTGGGCTGACTGTGGCCACAGGGGGCAACAACGTCTGGATGGAAACCCGTCCCCCCCCGAGGGCTGGAGGATCTGACAGCCCCGGGGAGGAGGATGTCACGTAGACAGCCGGCACTCAAGGGGCGAGGCCTCTCCGCAGAGCCGGAGGAAGGGGTTCTGTGCGGGCGGTTTGAGGTTTTTCACAGCTTCGCTGCATCAGACGCAGGAGGCTCACGCCCAGActcggggtggggtggggtggggggtggcgcCGGCTTCTGGCGGCCTCAGGATTTCCCGCCGTGGACGTCGCTGACTCGACACAGTGCTTTCTAGGGTTCCGCTCCGGGACGGCCGGGAAGAGCGGACGGAGGGAGTCACACCCTCCAGTGCAAAATCCGGGGTCACCCACGCCAGCCTTTTTGGGGGTCCCCTACCCCTCCCCGGCCGGCCATCGTTCTGCACCGTCCCCGTCAGCTCTGAGGACCCGGGAGCCCACCCAGGGCCGGCCTTTGATATCTGCCACCGTCACGGCCACGGAATTTCGGCATGCCTGCAATGTGCGTGCAAGGGTCCCGGGGCAGCTGATATTCCCACAAACTGGGGGCCTTCATTTAACGGGCATCCATCCTCCCCCGTCCTGGGGCCCGGAGTCTGGGGTCAAGGGTCACAGGGCCgcgctccctccagaggctccggGGTGggggtccctcctgcctcttccagcgtCCGGGGCTCCAGGATCCCGTTGGGGGGGATGCTGGGGGTCCCCGAGGTCCCGGCCTGCTGGCCCCGCCCTGGTTCTGGCCTTGCAGCCTCCGGGGCCGTCCTCTTGCCAAGGGGCCCTGGACCCAACCCCGTGCATCCCCTCGGGACGTGCAAACCGCCAGAAACTTTGCTGTTCCGGGCAGACGCCTGGTTCCTGGGACCCGCTGTTCGGGCCTCCTGGACCCTCCAGAGACGGGGGCCCCTCGTCGTCCTGAAGCAGCGAGGAATTGGGGCCAGTGCTGTCGCGGGGCGCCTGGTCCCCACGGGATCCCGGGACACAGAGAACGGGCTGGAAGGAACCCCCCTCCGGCACCCCAGGGCGTCTCGGGGAGCCCACGGTGGCTGCAGACACTCATCATCCTTTGCCCAACTCGGCTTCTGCAGCCTCTCGTCCACACGGCAGGGGTCTGACTCGCACCTCCCAGGCGGCCGTCCCGTCTGGCGGTCTCCAGTTGCGACATTTAAAGGCGAACTTGCACCCCGACGGGGGCGACCGGGTGACCTGAGACCCCCATCCGGAGCGTGTCCACGGCCGTCTGGCTGCCTCCCAGCGCCCGGAGTgaaaaaacaaagagatggaCATCAGGTCCGGCTTGCACCAGGCGCAGGGAGCAGACGGGGACGGCGGGCTCAGAGCAAGCTCTCCTGCCTCTTGAGGCAGGGCCGGCCCGCCCCCTCGGGCCCGTCGGCGTGACCGCTGGCCGTGGAGCGCGCCGACAGCGTCCGGGCGGAGAAGAGGCTGTCCCGGCGGGCTTCGGTGCCGTCGGTCGGCAGCCGGCCGTAGCCCAGATAGTCGCGGAGACGCAGCTGGAACTCGCGGGAGGCAAAGTAGTAGACGAAGGGGTCCAGGCAGTTGTtgaggcaactgaggcacagggtGAGCTTGTAGACGTGGTAGTAACTGCGTCCGAAGAAGAGCCGGCTGACCATGTGGACCAGCAGCACGAAGTTGTTGGGCGCGAAGCAGGTGACGAAGGCCAGGAGGACCACGGCCGCCAGGCACACGGCGCGGCGCCTCTGGCCGCGGCCGTGGGGGTCCGGGGTGCGCAGCAGCTTGAGGATGGTGGCGGTGTAACACGCCACGGTGACCACGAAGGGGATCAGGAACAGCACGATGAACAGCGTGAACAGGAAGATCGCCCACATGGCCACGCTGGGCAGCATGGTGGACTTGAGCACGTCGAAGCACGTGACAATGCCCAGCGCCTCCACCGCGTAGGTGAGGTCGGTGCGGGCCAGCGGGGACAGGGCGGCCAGCAGGAGCAGCCACATGGCCACGCAGGCCGCCACGGCGTAACGGCGCCGGCGCCAGCGGGCCGAGGCCAGCGGGTACACGACGCCCAGGAAGCGGTCCACGCTGATGCAGGTCATGGTGAGGATGGAGGAGTACATGTTGGCGTAGAAGGCCACCGTCACCGCGTTGCACAGCAGCTCGCCGAACACCCAGTGGTGGCCGTTGCAGTGGTAGTAGATCTGGAACGGCAGCACGCTGGCCAGCGTCAGGTCCGTCACGCTCAAGTTGATCATGAAGATGACCGACGGCGACTGGGGTCCGATGTGGCGACACAGGACCCACAGGGAGAACAGGTTGCCCGGGATGCTGACCAGCGCCACCAGCGAGTACACCACCGGCAGGGCCACCGCGATCGTGGGGTCCTGGAGCATCAGGAGGGTGGCGTTGTCCGGCCGCGTCAGGTTCATGTCCATCATGGCGGAGGGCTCGGGGGCCGACCTGCGAGGCAACGGGCACAGCGGTCAGAGGGGCCACCCGACAGGGACCCGACGCACGCTCGTTCCGCACACGCAAAGGACGGATAAGGACCGGCCGCTGCTCAACCGCCCAGAAACGGGGCCGCACCCTGGGCCTGGGCCGCAGCTGAGCCAATGGGGCCCCGGGTCGGCGCACAGCTGGCCTTTCCCCAGAAACATCCTAATAACCTTTCTTCCTGCTACTTGGAAGCTCGCTGCGAGCGCCGGCGCAGTGGCTTCAACTTTGGGGCCGTGAGGAAGCAGGGAGCGCGATGTGGTTACAAGGTCACAAAGTTGCCGGGTGATGAATCCTGCCGGCGGCGACTGTGTTTGCAGATGCAGCATGGTTTCCCTGGGGCCGCTCTGAGCCCCGATTCCTCATTCGGGCAACGGGAAGttggcgccccccccccccccgccaccaaGTGCTGTCTTGGGTAGTGCTGGCTGCCCTCCTTGACCACACGGGGGCAGTGTGCCACCAACATTGCTGGTACCTGACTCCACCTGGGGTGGTGGCCCGTGTGTCCACGTGGCTCAGCCGTGGCCCCCCGTTATCTATTCATACACacgtcgggggggggggggttccgtGAAGGTGTTTCATGGTTGTGACTCAAGTGCACAAGCAGCTGCCTTGAAGGAAAAGAGATGACGTGGCGTGCGGCGGTGGGCCTCGTCTCATCAGGTGAAGGTCTGAATAGCAAACACTGAGGTTtttcaggaaaaagaaggaaTTGCGCCTCCAGCCCGCAGCGTCCGCTCCCACGCGAGGGTCCAGACTGGCGGCCTGCCCTGCACATTGCAGCTCGTCAGCCCCGCAACTGTGCGAGGCAatcatttgaaataaatttctttatgtaTATAGTTTACATTTATATACGTACATACGTCTGTATATATGCACGTACGATGGCATACATATATCGACATATATATGTCCTACTGAAAATCTATCCTATtgtgtatatttgtatgtgtgtgtgtatagacacacacaccCTGTTGTGTCTGCGTTCTActgcaaacacatacacacatcccaTTGCATATATGTTGATGCGTACATGTAACACACATGTATCCTACCTCAGACATACCCTATTGCACATGTCTGTCTATCGAACATCTGTCTATATCTGTCACCTATTACAAATTATCTATTTACCATCTATTATCTATctcctatctatccatctatcttctACCTATCtgtatctatcatctacctatctatcaattatctatgtatctatctatctatgtgtcATCTATATGTCTACCTATCCATCTTATCTCTTTATCTattctatctacctatcatctatccatctctcTATCACCTATCAATTTTTTATCTATcctttatctatttatccatgTATATATTATCTGTCTATCTGCCTGTGTATCTATCATCTACTATcgtctatctatatctatcatctatctatctatctctatatctTTCATTATTCTATCAatcattatctatctatctatcatgtatctatctatatacatcatctatccatccatccgtctatccatctatccatctatccatccatccatccgtccatccatccgtccacccgtccatctatccatccgtccatcaatccatccatccatccatccatccatccatccatccatctatccatccatccatccatccatccatccatctatccgtccatccatctatccgtccatccatctatccctccctccatccatccatctatccatccatccatccatccatccatccatccatctatccatccatccatccatccatccatccatccatccatctatccatccatctttccatccatccatctatccatccatccatctatccatccatccatccatccatccatctatccatccatccatccatccatccatccatccatccatccatctatccatctatccatccatccatccatccatccatccatccatccatctatccatccatccatccatccatccatccatccatccatccatccgtctttccatccatctatccatccatccatccatccatccatccatccatccatccatccatccatctatccatccatccatccatccatccatccatccatccatccatccatctatccatccatctatccatccatccatccatccatccatccatccatccatccatctatccatccatctatccatccatccatccatccatccatccatccatccatctatccatccatccatccatccatccatccatctatccatccatccatccatccatccatccatctatccatccatccatccatccatccatccatccatccatccatctatccatctatccatccatctatccatccatctttccatccatccatctatccatccatccatctatccatccatctttccatccctccctccatccatccatctatccatccatctttctatccatccatctatccatccatccatccatctatccatccatctgtctatccatccatccatccatctatccatccatccatctatccatccatccatctatccatctatccatccatccatccatccatctgtctatccatccatccatccgtctatccatccatccatctatccatccatccatctatccatccatctatccatccatctgtctatccatccatccatccatctatccatccatccatccatccatccatcttttcatccatccatctatccatccatccatccatccatccatctatccatccatctttccatccatccatctatccatccatccgtccatctatccatccatctgtctatccatccatccatccatctatccatccatccatctatccatccatccatccatccatccatccatctatccatccgtccatctatccatccgtctatccatctatccatccatccgtccatctatccatccatctttccatccatctatccatccgtccatctatccatccatctatccatccctccatccatccatccatctatccatccatctttccatccctccatccatccatccatccatccatccatccatccatccgtctatccatccatctgtctatccatccatccatctatccatccatctatccatccatctgtctatccatccatccatccatctgtctatccatccatccatccatctatccatccatccatccatccatccatcttttcatccatccatctatccatccatccatccatccatccatctatccatccatctttccatccatctatccatccgtccatctatccatccatctatccatccctccatccatccatccatctatccatccatctttccatccctccatccatccatccatccatccatccatccgtctatccatccatctgtctatccatccatccatctatccatccatctatccatccctccatccatccatccatccatccatctatccaccatGCGCGCCTCCCCGCCAGGCCTGTGTGGACACCAGCCACCCCCCCCCCAGCACGGAGGGGCTCATTCCTGGGGGAAGGGCCTCCTCTGACGGCGCCTTTGTCCCGAGGACCCCACGCGCCTGGCAGAGCCCTCCCAGGACCTCGGCGGCCAGGGTGCCTCCGTGACAGTGTCACAGCCCGACAAAGCGCCCCGTGAGGATCGGGGGCAGGCGGTGCCATGTGCAGAGACGTCCCGTCACTGTCATCCCGACGGCTGCACGGAACAATCCAGAAAACAGAGAGTCACCAGAGGCCCTGGGTTCTGAAACTCGAGCCTCGTGCCCGTGAACTTCTGCTTTTTCTGCTGATCTTGGGaccccagctcctgccccccgTCCTGCAGACCCACCCGGGAGGGACGAGACCCCCGGGGCTGTCTACACGGACCCCTCTGCCTTCGTGTCCCCGCGGGTCCAGGTTTCACTTTCTTTGCAGCTTGTGGTGTCAATACAACGAAAGGCAGCTCATGAGTCATTGCTTtcggttttgggttttttttttcttctttttcagttatttgaTTGAGGTCGCATTTCAGGGGTCTGTTATGATTTGTCAGTTTCCGCACAGACGGCATCGTGCTCAGCACCAACAGTCTAGATTTTAGCGGTCCGTCACCAGACAAATGTGCCctttcaccccttgtgcccacccccaaccccctttcccctctggtcaccactcatctgtcctctttgtccacgtgtttctttatcttccacgtaGGAATGAAATCATGTGgggtttgtccttctctgtctggcttctttcacttgacatcatacccttaaggtccatctgtgttgttgcaaatgggacaatcttgcctttttcatggctgagtagtattccattgcacaatacatatatatagagagagagagagagagagagagagagagcatctttccatgtgcctgttgcccatctgtctatcttccttggagaaatgtctttaaGAGCCTGGCGGTTGTCTCTGTGCATCCCCTCGTCCTTCCTGTACCGACTGGGGCCAAAATCTGATTTCTCTGTCTCGGAAGGTGGGACGAAACAGCCTTCACATTTAGAGTAGGAAGAAAGCAGTGTATGTGTGTCTTTTCTCGATTTCCAAGGTGCCGCTGGCGTTGCAGCCTGCCCTGGCGTCGATTGGGGGTTGAGGGCACTGATTGGGGGTCCTGTGGCCTCAGGCCATTTGCACGGGGCTGGGCAGTTCCCTTGGGCTGCGTTCACCCCCAGAAGCCATTTCCTCTCATGCCTTCGGGTCTCAGAAAACGCAACCGCGAGTGTCCGCAGGCAGCTGAACGTCCGCGGGGTCTGAGGAGCCCGTGGGAGGAAGCCCTGGGACCCGGTTTGCGGGTGTCAAGGCCTGTGTCTGTCACCTCGCTGCTGGCTCCAGGGCCGGTCTTGGGTTTTGCAGCTTTGCAAACTTTGCAGGTGGACGAAGCTGCGGTTTGCGCAGTCGACGGCGGCGTGTGCAAGACGCAGGGGCTCCTGAAGTCGGCGAGGGGCCCAGCGCCCAGCGGGGCATCAGGCAGCCGCATCCCCCCCACCGGGCACGGGCCTCACGTCCGGTTCATGGTCCAGCGCGGAGGGAAGCCCCAAAGATGCTCCGAGGGCCGTGCCCGGGGCCGTCCTGCCTGTGTGTCGGCCGCTTCGTcacgggggggggggtgggggtgggggcgggggcccCGAATATCTCTGAGCAGG
It encodes:
- the P2RY8 gene encoding P2Y purinoceptor 8 isoform X1, with protein sequence MTSANRQLDRKFQNGFPLHLACLPTVAAARRWTLKNLHLGTAAGPCHAPSAASPRHGRAAGTGPFADAGASRRTRARDAGSQDAGGLLSRAHSCWPAASDRSVCRPCSRSAPEPSAMMDMNLTRPDNATLLMLQDPTIAVALPVVYSLVALVSIPGNLFSLWVLCRHIGPQSPSVIFMINLSVTDLTLASVLPFQIYYHCNGHHWVFGELLCNAVTVAFYANMYSSILTMTCISVDRFLGVVYPLASARWRRRRYAVAACVAMWLLLLAALSPLARTDLTYAVEALGIVTCFDVLKSTMLPSVAMWAIFLFTLFIVLFLIPFVVTVACYTATILKLLRTPDPHGRGQRRRAVCLAAVVLLAFVTCFAPNNFVLLVHMVSRLFFGRSYYHVYKLTLCLSCLNNCLDPFVYYFASREFQLRLRDYLGYGRLPTDGTEARRDSLFSARTLSARSTASGHADGPEGAGRPCLKRQESLL
- the P2RY8 gene encoding P2Y purinoceptor 8 isoform X2; amino-acid sequence: MTGCRYTQPTGSLEAWGPWQSQVPWGNRHWGPQESGEPSRGPPFLSELSPKGPPPRRPLHPAHTSRTRPAPAGPPRPFQHPRSAPEPSAMMDMNLTRPDNATLLMLQDPTIAVALPVVYSLVALVSIPGNLFSLWVLCRHIGPQSPSVIFMINLSVTDLTLASVLPFQIYYHCNGHHWVFGELLCNAVTVAFYANMYSSILTMTCISVDRFLGVVYPLASARWRRRRYAVAACVAMWLLLLAALSPLARTDLTYAVEALGIVTCFDVLKSTMLPSVAMWAIFLFTLFIVLFLIPFVVTVACYTATILKLLRTPDPHGRGQRRRAVCLAAVVLLAFVTCFAPNNFVLLVHMVSRLFFGRSYYHVYKLTLCLSCLNNCLDPFVYYFASREFQLRLRDYLGYGRLPTDGTEARRDSLFSARTLSARSTASGHADGPEGAGRPCLKRQESLL
- the P2RY8 gene encoding P2Y purinoceptor 8 isoform X3 is translated as MMDMNLTRPDNATLLMLQDPTIAVALPVVYSLVALVSIPGNLFSLWVLCRHIGPQSPSVIFMINLSVTDLTLASVLPFQIYYHCNGHHWVFGELLCNAVTVAFYANMYSSILTMTCISVDRFLGVVYPLASARWRRRRYAVAACVAMWLLLLAALSPLARTDLTYAVEALGIVTCFDVLKSTMLPSVAMWAIFLFTLFIVLFLIPFVVTVACYTATILKLLRTPDPHGRGQRRRAVCLAAVVLLAFVTCFAPNNFVLLVHMVSRLFFGRSYYHVYKLTLCLSCLNNCLDPFVYYFASREFQLRLRDYLGYGRLPTDGTEARRDSLFSARTLSARSTASGHADGPEGAGRPCLKRQESLL